Proteins encoded by one window of Lathyrus oleraceus cultivar Zhongwan6 chromosome 1, CAAS_Psat_ZW6_1.0, whole genome shotgun sequence:
- the LOC127126654 gene encoding uncharacterized protein LOC127126654 codes for MHLWPTKNLRDSFKLSYLKNLEWNYQRMKKDQQRQSSTEQKLLEDNNNNKVVDTAQTGAGGAASICHELLLILSCCYCCFCCGACVEEK; via the exons ATGCATCTTTGGCCAACAAAGAATCTCAGAGATTCATTCAAGTTATCTTACCTTAAAAACCTCGAATGGAACTACCAACGAATGAAAAAAGACCAACAACGTCAATCATCAACCGAACAAAAACTGTTGgaagacaacaacaacaacaaggtTGTTGACACTGCCCAAACTGGAGCGGGAGGTGCAGCTTCCATATGCCATGAGCTTCTATTGATTCTTTCTTGCTGTTACTGTTGTTTCTGCTGCGGCG CTTGTGTCGAAGAGAAATAA